The DNA region ACTAGATTTCTCAACAAAGTTTTCGAGCtcctcttcaaattcaCCCGTGTCTCTGTACTCTTTTTCCTTTAACCACAGcttctctgctttctctAAAGCTTCAGCTCTGCCTTCGTGGTCAGGGTTGAGAGACTGAACTTCGCTCAACAATTGATCTCTCACCCTGTTCAGTGTCCCTGGCTTCGGTACAGGCAGAATCGGGTTGGTTTTGGATCTTTTGGGattcttttcttgctcAACACAGCAGAGGTTGACTAGGTCAAAGGTTTCGATAGCTTTCCCtagatcttcttcaagatcagCTGCCaaatcttcttgaagtgtGAGGAACTGCTGTTCTTCGCAAACTTTGTCTAGCTCCGCCTCCCAGATCTTTTTCCAGTGAGGTTTCTCAGCGGCTATAAACTGATGCATTTTTTGGAGGTCATCTTGAGCGGCTTTgagatctttttgaaccGAATCGAGTTTCTTCCTCGACGGCTTTGCTCCACGCACAGCAACATCTTTTCTGAGTATCTCGATAAGGTCTTGTAAATCATCTACTCTGCTCAAAAGTGAGTCAGAAACTTGGCCCAGCTGTTCTTGTGATTTTCCAATGTAGACTCTATTCGAGGATGAGTTCGAATCAGGAGACAGGGTTTGAAACTTGCTTAATTCTTCTGTGATTGCGGCTATTGCAACCTTGAGATTTTTCCTATTTTCCGTCTGGAGCTGTCTCAAAACTGAGATCTCCTTTTTCATTTCATTCAGACTGCTCTGTGTGATGGGAGATGTCCTAGCCGCCGGATCATCTTTTGGTGCAGAAGGCAAAGCAGCAACCTGGCTATTAGCGATAAGATTCTTCATTTGTTTCAAAAGTTCGTTATTATTTTTGTggatctcttccttcacTGATTGAATCCATTCGGTTGGATTACTCGGAGCTGGTGTGCGAAGGTCATGTTGCCGAAGCTCAACGATACATCCATCATCCAGATCAGAAAATGCATGTTCATCAAGCTCATAGGAAACGTTATAATCCTTGTCCTTCATATAAAGCTCAGGAAACGTATCACCGCCTGGTGAGTAGGCAAACTTCTCGACAAACAGTAGTTTCAATGCATTTATGTTAGCTGGCTTGGGAACGCGGCATTTCTTCGTTTGGCCATCCATTGAGAGGAAGAGAGTGAATAAAGTACCATCCGCTGTTCGACTAGCTGTTGGTAAATTCGCTATGTCCGCATTATTGATAGCCTTCCCATCTGCTTCGGCAACAGCCCTCACGGGCAGCGGGTTAGATTGAGCAGAAGTAGGAACTGATGGCAATGCAGCCTCGCTTGCATCACTAGTTGCCTGGTTGGTAAATTTGGCCATGTGATAGGCGGAGAACCGTTTAGACGCACGTCTTTGGAGGTCAGAACCTTGCTTCAGGCGCGTCAGTGCCTCATTCTCTGATAAAACTCTCTGCTTGCTCGGATGAGCTGGACTCAAAAGGTCAGGGCTCGAGTAATTTCCATTCCGAGGCTTCTCGttctgctgaaattggCCAGCGGGAGCCTTAGACTCGTTTGGCGATGCATTAACACCGTTCAAATTGGAGGATCGCGACGGAGTGGATGCAGATGACAACGAGAGACTGCTCACAACCGACGGCCGTTGTTGATGCTGCATCGCTCTGAGAGACTGCTCTTGCTTCATCGACTTCAACAGCGCCTGTTTGACTTTAAGCTTGTCCAGCAGCTTGACGATGATTTCCCGAATACTGGGCAGATATTTATTCAAATTATTATCTGATGGCTTCTCCCTCAAAGCAACCTCCAAAACCCGCCTCAAGTCCATTGGTACATCTCCCAAGTCTCGTACATCTATCCCGCAATGGGTGAAGAACTTGGACACCACCTTAAAGTCATTTCCCAACTGAACATAGGCATCGGACACATCTTTCTGAGTCACAGCCTGCTTAGACCATTGCGTTAATGTTTGCAAAAGATGCTTCGTGGacatcagcagctttgtCACTATAGTCTCCACGCTAGTAGACGTCGATCTGGAAGACAGAGACGATATCGAGCCATTCCTTTTGGATTCCGTAGCATCCTGTCCATATTCTTGAGACTTCTTCTCGCCAGACATCCTGGATTCCCTACTATGGTCGTGAAACGAAGGTACTTGCCTTTAAGACGTTGATATATATAACGGTGTAGCGCGTCTTCGAACCTTCTTCGCTGACTAGCACTAACGAACACTAAGACTGCTTAATGTGCTAACCGTGGAAAAAGGCCTACTTATGAGCTGGGATGAGTCCTCAAGTTCCGTGGTAGGAGATTCGGGGGACGACGGGATAGAGGAGGTTATCTTCAGTCCTCACGGTGAACTGAAGGctaaagaagagatcaagtcGTCATCAATTTGGAACGGGAGATCGAGAGAAGTAACGGGATCTGGCTCTGATACTGCTTTTGGGAGCTCTCTATGTGATCGGGAGGCTGTACATTCGAATGGAGGTCGCAGACCGTATCTAAGGAAAAGGAAGGCGATCCAGAAGTTGCCATATAGCCTGGAGCGAATCAAGCATAAGCAATTACTGCAAGGTATTGACATATCGTCCTTTGATACCGTTTCAGAAGAGGTAAGAGTGCCGAAAAGGCTTTTAACCGTCGAAGCCAGAGATCCTGAACCGGCGGCAGACGAGACCGACGAGTGGCAAAGTCAAGAAAGTGGCAGTAGCGATTCAGATGGGGATTCAATGAAGGTGTATATTGGGAGATCGGGATCGCTAGTAGATTCTGAAGCCAACGAGAGCCGTTCGCGGGATGCGGACAACAATCGCATTGTGTTTAGAGGGAAGATGGTTGACGTTGAGAGAGGTTATCGTGGTGTCCTTCCCAGGGTTGCTTGGGAGAAATCGATGAAGCGTGTCAGTCACTCATccatcaaaagaagaagactGGAACAAGGAAACAGGAAGGGCCTTGCCAAGAGAAAGaccttcagcagcagacaATCTAACCAGGATATGGAGTTAATGAATGATTTGATTGTGCCGGATGATGAAGTAACAGAAGTGAGCAatgctgcagcagatcaatacgcttcaagatctgctCAATTGATGGATGATATGGATGAGCTTCAGAGAATGAGTGCTTATTATCAGGATAAGTATGGGGACGAAACATCATCTACTAGCTCACTAGAGGTTCAGGAAACATGGACTGTAGATCAGAGCCGTCGCAGCTCATCTAAGGAGGagtttgaagaaactgaaattATCAACTTCAGGCCACTTTCAGAAGTTGTAGACGTTAAAACAGATTCTGATTCATCAGCCGATGGCGGGATTgccgctgaagaagacagTCGCATGACAATTGATAGaatgctgatgaagaggccggccttttcaaagcttcgAACATTAACTCGAAGTATCCAACCAAGAAATAGATATAACCGCAACAGCAAGCGAGGAGGACAAACGAAACAGCATGTTAAAATTGTTAAAAAACGCATACGAAGAGAAGCTCCGAGTACAAGTGACAATGTCAAAGACAATGCACCCGCTGAGCATACCATTGAAATCAACCATGATGCCAATACAAGAGTACCTGAAGACAGCAGAGGAAAGAATAAGGTCGCAGTCAGAAAAAAGACTAGGGAACCCTTCTTTGGAATACAGCCGAAACAGCACTCAGACCTCAGTAGGCCTGTGAATAAGTTTACAACGGTGGTTGAGGGCTTAAGTCGCTATTATGCTTTTTCGCCAACCAATGGAGCAGGAATCGGTAGCGAAAATATTCTTGATAAATGGCCGTCTGGACAACAACCAAAGGATGACGGATGTCTCTCGACTGCTGTTGATGCCCTTTTGTTGGGGAAGGATGTTGAGATACCAGATATTGTCAAGATCGAAATAGCCGACAGACAGTTTACTTTATCCAAATTAAAAGGTAGCAATATCGATCAAGATATtactgaaatttttgatcaTATAATTCACCGGGGTGCAACGGATAAAGAGCTGGTTGAAGTAAGCGAATCATTGACGGCGTTCTTGCTTCATCTGAACAACAAAGGAGCATACGAACCGATCTCAAAATTCCATAAAGAATTCAGGTCCAAAGTGAACTCTTTACGGCAAAATATAAAGATCATTCATTTTTACCAGATTGCAGTATGTCAATTGATGCTTCTAGAAATTGCCAAATATTCAAGCGTATCGGGCAGCTTCAAATGCGAAATCGAATCCGCAATACTCGATCATATCGTGTCCTTTTTCAAGCTACTTGCTATTTCGCAACAACATTTGTCTAACGCTGATCAACATTATCTTATTAAAGCATATGAAATTTTGGCTATAGTGATACGCATATTGGATGCTAAAATAGCGCTCTGGCAACGTCTAGAGAACGAGGTTTTTCCTGCAGCCCTTACCTTTATATTGCTGGACGTTTTTCCAATTAAAGAAGCACATTGGGGTATCCTCAAATTTGGCAGTGACTACGAAGCAGTGAGCCAGACGCTTGCTTTCATACACTATTGTGTGAGCGAGCACGAATGGCAGGTGACGAGTAGCGTCGTCTTACTCATTGAGCGCATCCTtagacgaagaagatttgaagatttccaggaggaaaaagaagcttctgatTCAAACGGTGTAGTGTATTCACAAGGACAGGTTCCAGCCTCTGGGACGGTATTCAAtaaatatcttcttctcttgcggTCAATCAAATTAACAAAGGTTTTTATTGAAAAAATCATGCCCATGGGTGAGATATCGTCCAATGATTCTGTATCGGTGTTAATCAACAGGCTTAATCTGCTTATTTTCCTCGCAGAGCGTTCAGATCTAAATTCTGAAAAGAGGCTAGCGGACCTTGTTCGACCACTGATCCGAGCCGACTATCTGGCTTTCAGAGATGATAGAACGCTGCAGCGGATTTGCCAGTCAATTTTGAATGGTTTGCTATCCTTGCTGGAGATCAGTTGCCATAAGAGACTTCCATTCAAGGCGAAAATGTTTCTTTCGATATTTGACGCCCTCATTGCCAAGAACGAGACTACAAAGACTATATTTATTCGATTTTTGGAGCGGTTGAAGCAAACCTGCGAGTCATTCGATAACTCAACTTCCACTTTCCTGAAGACAATATACCCATGCTTCCCTGTGCTTTGTGAACAGCAAGGTCGGTCAAAAGAGAGACAGGTTATGTTGCATATCTACCTAAAAAATTTAGAGACCTTAGGTCCTACTTGGGTTCATGCCAATCTGTTTCAGACGGTGCAAAAGTTTGTCCAAAATTCTAATACTTGGGTAGGGCATTATTGCACTATTGGAAAGTTTCTTATTGAGCATAATGTGATGACTTGGTGGTCATTTTTCGTTTACAACAATATAAAGAGTAACTTCACTGGTCGCTTAGAATTTGACCAGAAAGTAACGGAACTTTGTGACTTACAATCCTTCGGGCTGATAAAAAGATCACTCTTTGAAACTGCGACAGCATCCTTCTTTCAAAACGAAAGTATTCTGTTCGTTAAATTCATCACCACTTTGATAGATCGGGAAACAGGAACAAAATCTGCCTCTGATTTTCGAAGCACTGTCGATAGCAGACTCCGCATTCTGGGACCTTTTGTCTCAGTCCTTAAGAAATTGTGTTACAATGATTTGATTTTCAGTCTCATAGCACAGGTTAGAGAACTTTATCAGAAGAATGCCATTCAAAAAAGCTATGCCACGAAGATaatcaaattcttcaactccgattttgttgatcaaATCAAGAATAGCCATGACTTCCTTGCgttgaaaagagagctAGGAATATCGAACGAAGAGACAGACAAGAGTTCCTTTAGAGATATGCTCAAATTATGTGCCGACTCTATTTCGCAAGCCTGTTTCATTGAAAGTGGACTTATCCATGCGACAGTCACCTCTGATGAAGTATCCAATTACCTGGGCAAGTTGAAATCACTTTTTATCTTCCCGGTGCTGGCAAATCCATTCCGGTTCTTCGTGTCCTTAATAGAAGCCCATCTAACTGGGGAAAGAGAGGAcaaatttcttcatatcAAAATCGGAATTGTAGCGTATTACTTACGACTAATCAACGAAGTCCTGATAGCTAGGTTTCGGCAGGTCACAGCAGATGAATTCTTGGAGCAGTGCCGGTTGTTCAAATTAATATGTCAACGGCTCCctttgaagtctttgtCTAAAGTCTCCGGTAATCGAGCCTATGCTCATGAGAGCGTCCGCTTCCAGATTAttattcttcaaattgcGCAGGGCTTTTCAGAATACGATGCGTTACTTAGCCTCTCGAAGGCATTCCTACAGGGCTCTTTGGAAGATAACGTAAAGGAAATTAGCCCTCTCTCGAAAAGAATCGATCAACTCGTGATAGAGACTGCTGGCCAGACTTTACACGTTGATTTCGATG from Torulaspora globosa chromosome 3, complete sequence includes:
- the BUD6 gene encoding formin-mediated actin nucleation enhancer (ancestral locus Anc_4.135) — its product is MSGEKKSQEYGQDATESKRNGSISSLSSRSTSTSVETIVTKLLMSTKHLLQTLTQWSKQAVTQKDVSDAYVQLGNDFKVVSKFFTHCGIDVRDLGDVPMDLRRVLEVALREKPSDNNLNKYLPSIREIIVKLLDKLKVKQALLKSMKQEQSLRAMQHQQRPSVVSSLSLSSASTPSRSSNLNGVNASPNESKAPAGQFQQNEKPRNGNYSSPDLLSPAHPSKQRVLSENEALTRLKQGSDLQRRASKRFSAYHMAKFTNQATSDASEAALPSVPTSAQSNPLPVRAVAEADGKAINNADIANLPTASRTADGTLFTLFLSMDGQTKKCRVPKPANINALKLLFVEKFAYSPGGDTFPELYMKDKDYNVSYELDEHAFSDLDDGCIVELRQHDLRTPAPSNPTEWIQSVKEEIHKNNNELLKQMKNLIANSQVAALPSAPKDDPAARTSPITQSSLNEMKKEISVLRQLQTENRKNLKVAIAAITEELSKFQTLSPDSNSSSNRVYIGKSQEQLGQVSDSLLSRVDDLQDLIEILRKDVAVRGAKPSRKKLDSVQKDLKAAQDDLQKMHQFIAAEKPHWKKIWEAELDKVCEEQQFLTLQEDLAADLEEDLGKAIETFDLVNLCCVEQEKNPKRSKTNPILPVPKPGTLNRVRDQLLSEVQSLNPDHEGRAEALEKAEKLWLKEKEYRDTGEFEEELENFVEKSSFKRSGGVEEVERLRRQKDEENLRANFGGLPV
- the MMS22 gene encoding Mms22p (ancestral locus Anc_4.136); this translates as MSWDESSSSVVGDSGDDGIEEVIFSPHGELKAKEEIKSSSIWNGRSREVTGSGSDTAFGSSLCDREAVHSNGGRRPYLRKRKAIQKLPYSLERIKHKQLLQGIDISSFDTVSEEVRVPKRLLTVEARDPEPAADETDEWQSQESGSSDSDGDSMKVYIGRSGSLVDSEANESRSRDADNNRIVFRGKMVDVERGYRGVLPRVAWEKSMKRVSHSSIKRRRLEQGNRKGLAKRKTFSSRQSNQDMELMNDLIVPDDEVTEVSNAAADQYASRSAQLMDDMDELQRMSAYYQDKYGDETSSTSSLEVQETWTVDQSRRSSSKEEFEETEIINFRPLSEVVDVKTDSDSSADGGIAAEEDSRMTIDRMLMKRPAFSKLRTLTRSIQPRNRYNRNSKRGGQTKQHVKIVKKRIRREAPSTSDNVKDNAPAEHTIEINHDANTRVPEDSRGKNKVAVRKKTREPFFGIQPKQHSDLSRPVNKFTTVVEGLSRYYAFSPTNGAGIGSENILDKWPSGQQPKDDGCLSTAVDALLLGKDVEIPDIVKIEIADRQFTLSKLKGSNIDQDITEIFDHIIHRGATDKELVEVSESLTAFLLHLNNKGAYEPISKFHKEFRSKVNSLRQNIKIIHFYQIAVCQLMLLEIAKYSSVSGSFKCEIESAILDHIVSFFKLLAISQQHLSNADQHYLIKAYEILAIVIRILDAKIALWQRLENEVFPAALTFILLDVFPIKEAHWGILKFGSDYEAVSQTLAFIHYCVSEHEWQVTSSVVLLIERILRRRRFEDFQEEKEASDSNGVVYSQGQVPASGTVFNKYLLLLRSIKLTKVFIEKIMPMGEISSNDSVSVLINRLNLLIFLAERSDLNSEKRLADLVRPLIRADYLAFRDDRTLQRICQSILNGLLSLLEISCHKRLPFKAKMFLSIFDALIAKNETTKTIFIRFLERLKQTCESFDNSTSTFLKTIYPCFPVLCEQQGRSKERQVMLHIYLKNLETLGPTWVHANLFQTVQKFVQNSNTWVGHYCTIGKFLIEHNVMTWWSFFVYNNIKSNFTGRLEFDQKVTELCDLQSFGLIKRSLFETATASFFQNESILFVKFITTLIDRETGTKSASDFRSTVDSRLRILGPFVSVLKKLCYNDLIFSLIAQVRELYQKNAIQKSYATKIIKFFNSDFVDQIKNSHDFLALKRELGISNEETDKSSFRDMLKLCADSISQACFIESGLIHATVTSDEVSNYLGKLKSLFIFPVLANPFRFFVSLIEAHLTGEREDKFLHIKIGIVAYYLRLINEVLIARFRQVTADEFLEQCRLFKLICQRLPLKSLSKVSGNRAYAHESVRFQIIILQIAQGFSEYDALLSLSKAFLQGSLEDNVKEISPLSKRIDQLVIETAGQTLHVDFDEPKPDYSKLEKLISLRETRRAPL